GTAGCAGGTAAGCCCGCGCTTGTGCAGGGCGAGGAACTCGAGATTCATCGATCGCACCACACATTTCTAGTCACTGATAttatactaaaaatttaattaatgttTATAAACCAATGTTACTCAAGcaacaataaaatttcaaaccTGGCTAAATTTATAAAGTTCGTCCATATGCGATGAAACAATTTGGTTGTGAAGTATCCACCAAAACTGTTTTATTTACTTGCACATAAATAGAGTACCCATTAGACGTTTAACTATTTGTATTTAGAATGTATTTGTACTGCCAATATCTACTCAATGATTATTATCTGACAGAAATTTACACGCTAATATACGTACGTTGATCATTTTATGATTGCCATGTAACAAATAGAATAGCCGTCGAAAAATTTGCACCCCTCTAATTTTACTCTTATCGGCTGCCAGTAATTGCTAGCCAATCCCAGTCAGTTACGGCAATCAGCGCCATGCTTAAGCGCCGTGCTCAATGCGTACTAGAGCCACTCTACCAACACATCGTAGCCACAGTTATATAGTTATGAATAGACGCATTAAATGATAACTACCGCAAAAAATAACCGCTAGACCTCAAAATTACTGTCGTTTTACATGTTAACTAGTGTACAAGCTCGATGCACAACCAACACTGAGGCGCAAAGGTGTAAAGCCATATAGCGGCCAGATCAATAAAAGTGAATATATACTACCCTAGCATGCTGAATTGGCTGTATCCTCGCCAATTTTAGCGCCGTCATAGGCGCCTTGTGCTCACATTCCACATCCAGACGCTCAAGTTGGAACACCCAAAAATTCTCCAGTCGGTCATCCAAACTGCCCTTACCTAATTCGGCATGCACTGAATACCTGCTGCAAATGCCCATGGGCTCCAGCTGCTTATCAAACTCTGCCTTTAGTGCGCCTAAAGTCGCTGTTTTGGGGACCGAAAGACAGGTGAAATATTCAGCAGCCGATCGACCGGAAACAATGGAAGGGGATGTACTGAGCACCTTTTCTTCCTGTTCCTGCATCCTCTCCCGCATGTATGTGGACCATAGCAGATGGGTGGGACTTGGGGTAGCTTCACTTGAAAATAGAGTTTTATAGGCGCTTGAGCATGAAGCTTCGCAACTATCCGCGTCGATGGACGCTGCTTTATCTGGAGTCCTAACAGCCATACTTGAAGACatatgaatttttatcGCGGGAGATCCGGGCAGTGAGAGAGAAGAGAGTTCTTGGGCCCTGCTAGTACAAACGGGGGTCGAATTTGCACTGGAATGTGGCGTTTCCCTGCCAAATTTGCATGTAAAATCGGCCACCGGAGTTATGAACTGCATCTTATTGACCGTCAAACTCCGTTGGCGAATACGCTCCGAGTCACAGGAGGCGCCATATATGGCGAATACGTATACTAGGGTCATCCCGGGCTCTTGCGAGTAAATGGGCGCCTTTATTAACGCGGTTTCCCTTATATCCTGTGCCGGTTCATACTCTAAGTACAGTTTGATAGATATGTCAGAATTAGGGATGACGATAATATCTCCACGCACCAGCGTTATACAACGCTCCACTTTATGTCCGTTAACCAGAACGTAGGTGTTTAGCGTTATTAGGTCCAGAGTATAGTTTGCATTTATGTAGAGCCTAAACAATTCCCTTTCTTCAGCGGACTGGGTATCCTTTGAATTGTGCAGATTGTAGCTAAAACTGGAGCCGTATCCAACGGAGAAGGGATACGAAGTAAGTTTGATCTTGGAGGCACCGGTGAGCAAATAGTAAGCGATGCGTGATTTTTTAGGTGGAGGGAATCCAGAATCGGGGGATTTGATAGTCAGCCTATCAAACTTGTACGATATGTTTGAAGCGTTTGGCCCTGGCCGGTCTACATCCCTAAAGACGCAGCGGGAGACCGGGGTTTTCAGTGGCATAGACGTGATATCGCCGAAAGACGACGTCCTTTTAATCCCTACCATCTACTGTTCAATTTGTAGTGTTAGGTTTGCCACGTGCTAGTAGCTGTAAAATGGGAGCTCGCGGGTCATGTATGTGTGGCGGGTCTGTGTGTTGGGATGAAGGGCCAAGATGCGACTCCAGATATCTACGATGCGTATCGCCAGAAATTGGAACAACTACTACTGGACATCAGAGACAGGTCTGAAAAGGATGTGGAATCACTCGAACAATTGGTTGGCGAGGCTAAGCTGGCGGCGCAATCATTAACAGCTGCACCCAAATTTCTCAAAATAGTTAGGGGAAAGGCCAAACAACCAGACAATGCCACAGAGCAGCCAGCTGCCTCCAATGCCACTGAATGCCGCGCGGATAGGGCTGTTGCACCGAAGACATTCGAGAACGTTGAATGGCTCACCAAGTTACTTGACGACCCTCGGCCAGAGTTCAAGCAGCAGCTGCTTGAACTTCTGTCGTTTCTATGCTGCGCTGACGAGGGGGGATACAAGGCCATCCAGTACCGCATACAGCTCATGGCCATGCTTGGCCCTGCCACAGACGCTACGCTAGAAACGGCCAAGGAGCCATCTGGAAAAGACAAAAATCTGTCCGACAAGGAAAAAAATTCCGCGGCTACCGCCGCGCCATTTGGATTCGGAGACGAATATTTACGTACGTTAGTCTCGCAAATTGTCATGGCGCGCGCCGACCCCCTTTCCAATGTCCAACTAATCGACGTCCTACCTATAGTACGTGCCATCGCCCCGCACTGGATGGTCAGCGGCAATGAACTAGAGGCCCTAGACCTACTATACGAGGCGGATATGCTAGACTCACTCCCCGCTCTAGTGGGTGATGATCAAGTGCTAGGCGAAAGACTGGGCCCATACCTGGTCGGACTTGCCCAGTATGCCTCCGGAAGCCCCGAGTGGAATAACCTGCTAAAATTAGCATACACCATCTACTGTCAGTGTAAACTACACTTCCAGGCCTTCCAAATCTCTCTGCTTTTGGATAATCGCACGCTACTGCTAAAAACACTTGCCGCTTCACCACCTATGGTGGCCAAACAAATTGCCTTCGCTTGCTCACGCCATTCCATGCCACTCTACCTCACCGATGATGTGCATCAAGTTGCTAATCTTTCTTGGGGAGAGAGACAGTCCGGCTTCTATATATACATGGCCCAAGAACTTGATCTGCTAGAACCCAAAACCGCCGAAGATGTATGCAAGGATCCTTCCGGCTGGAAATCTAGAATGGTGGACTCCTCACTTGAAAATCTCGGAAAAACACTCGTCAACTGCTTCGTTAATGCCGGGTTCTGCTCAGATACACTCTTCACTTGCGAACACAGTAATTGGGTATTCAAACACAAAGACTATGCTGCATTCACTGCCACGCTACTATCGGGACTCATTCACCTTTGGAACGTAGACGAGGGACTCTCCGTATTGGACACCTATCAGTATTCTGAGGACTGCTATGTCAAGGGAGGAGCACTGGCCGGCTTCGGACTGCTCAGCTGCGGCGTATGGCCTGAGGCAGATCCCATCTCCACGCTTGTCAATGAACACTTGGAGTCGCCTGTTTACGCTGTTAAATTGGGCGCGATCATGGCGTTGGGACTGGCATACGCAGGGACCTGCAGGGAAGATCTCATGGAAGTGCTGGCACCTGTGCTGCTGGACCCGTCATCCTCAATGCACTCGGGCTGGGCGGCACTCTCACTGGGGCTCATCTTCGCCGGATCCGCCTCTCCAGATGCTTCCGAACTTCTCATCACCGCTCTACTGGAAAAATGCCCTCCAGCCACCGAAGGAACCGCTGACCCCGCGGCCTTCAAGGGCACCGTACCCTTTCTCGCTGTCTCACTCGCACTCGTATACCTCACCAAAAAAGATTCCGTAGAGCTGGCGCTAGAGGCCACGCAGGCCCTGCCGGCACCGGTTGCCATACTGACGACGCTGCTGTTGGAAAGCTTCGCATTCGCCGCCTCGGGTGATATGCTCAAAGTGCAAAAAATGCTACAGCTGACGGTTAGACAGACAGATGCTGTCGCGGAGTCGGAAGACGAGGAAAGCGATGGGGGGGAGGCGGGGGAGGGAAACCCAACGTCCCTGGCCGCACTATTGGGAATCGCCCTAATCTCACTGGGCGAACCGCTGCAGGAAGAAATGGCCTTTAGGCTGATCCAACAGCCCCTCTCCTGCGGTACGACGGCTGAAAAAAGAGCTGTGCCACTGGCACTAGCATTGATCTCCCTGTCCAACCCCCAAAACCAACTTATATCTCTGCTTAGCAAGCTGACGCGGGACAGTGACGAGGTGACGGCCATGAACGCCGTCATCGCACTGGGACTCATAGGGGCTGGGACTAACAACTCCAGGATCGCCCAGCTGCTGCAGCAGCAGGCCGTTGTCTACTCGAGGGACCCGGCCGGCCTGCTGGGCGTGAGGTTCGCCCAGGGTATTCTACACCTTGGCAAGGGGTTACTTACTCTCAACCCCGTTCATTCCGACGGGCTGCTGGTTAACCGCGTCTCCCTGGCCGCGTTAGCTGCACTGCTCCACCTGGGCGCAGACTTTAAGTCGTTCCTCAGCGAAATGCCGTACGCGGTGTCTCTGTTAGGACTGGCGATCAAGCCGCGCTGGCTGGTGGCTGTAGATGAGAATTTAGACCCCAAGGCCGTACCGGTTCGTATAGGCGCGGCTGTAGATACACTGGGACAGGCGGGAAACCCTAGGCGCATTTCTGGCTTCCAGACGCACTCCACGCCCGTGCTTATTGGACTAGGGCAGCGAGCAGAGCTCGTGTCCGGGCACGCTCTGTCGCCGGTCCTTGAGGGCATCGTCATTGTGCCGTCCACCCGTACTGATGGCGGCGGGCACAGACACAGCTAGAGACCTGATTTTACGCCACTTATAGTTAGGTGTATGCAATTGTAATTACGGAGGACGGGGGGGGGGGGTGGCCGTTTGTGCTGTGCGTGCGCGGTGTACATATTGGTTAAATACCCTGCTACGGCATTTATGCACCCATGTATCTCGTAGACATGTGCCTAATTATACCCTTATATTCTCTACGGCGTAGCGTTTAGTGTggtataaattacaaacaatCTAATTGCGTGACAGAGTACTACCACTCGGAAGTCAAACTGCACAGCCACGGATCACCGTAAGGACGGCCAGACAAAGCCGCTTCTACATTCtctatcaaattgttaagCTGATTGCTTCGTAATCCAAATGCACTGCCTGTTTGCGCCACGTATTTTAAGTCGGTTGTTAGCTGCTGAGCCCCCGATTTGCTTAACCTGTgaatctaaataaaaataaaatcaCACACCTTCTTCACATTCTCAATTAGCACTTGTACAAACTCGGCAAATACTAGCTTTGGTAAATCAAAGGCGGTTACGTTTGTGAATGGCGGGATAAGTGATATGAATGATTCGCCGGCTAATGAAAGTAGGCTTGTAGGTAAGCCATTTGACCCACCTACTTGGAAAACTGACAATGTAGAATATTCCTAAATTCACCTTTAATTACCCTGAGATTTTTTGATATGTGACATATCGCGTGCGAAACTATACATATAGGCACCTTTTCAATCAACTCCTCAAGTGAATCCACTACCATTCTATAATTCTTCTTGTCAAAAACATCCGCTCGGTCTGTATCCGTGGCATAGTGctttgataaaaattcacaAGGTAACTCATCAAACGCAAGAATTGCATTCAATGCCTTGTGCAATTGCTCCTTGACCCGGCATAAGAGGATGAGATATTCTATGCATTCTAACGTAGTATAGTACTTTTCATACTCCATATCCTTAAGCAGGCCGAAATAACGGTTTGATGCCGATAAAAAAGAACAATGTAACTTACACCTGAATAAATTCGAGGCCAATCTGGGTATCttaatatcaaattctgaaaacttaatataattatcatctTGTTTACATTCGCACAACTGGATACACAGGAAGGTGTATTTGTTTAGTGAATCAAATAGCCTTGAATACGAGTTATCTTGGGGAGACATACTCTCCAGCCCGTTTGTTTCAATGCTAACTATTTTTTCTATTTCACACCCCAAAATATCGATATACTTGGTAAATATCGTCTCGGGGAGAAATGGAGTTAAGTCTCCGTGCGATATGGATAACGAAGTGACAATTTCCGACGTCACCTCTGAATAtgttatcaataattcTTCAATTGATTCTTTTGGCGTGGAAATTGTCGTTTGTAACatcaaatacaatataGATAATTCAGATAACCCTGAATTTACAACATGTAAAGTTATTTGCGATGCTTGAATAATGCCCTCAATAACAGCCTGTCTCTCCTCTATATACGTAAGTATAAACTTGACAAACACTTTTATGACAAAAGAAGCCTTTTTATATCCATCAAGAGATGAAATGTGGGCAAACTCCTGGCCTTCAGATAATGATGAAAGTAAACCTGATAAGTATTCATGAAATATACGCTTGAATGGCTTAAAAATATGCGATTTCATCAGTGATTGGGGTGTGTCAAAAAAACCCAATTCCATACCAACTTCATCTGCTTCTGCAAAATACAACGACCTAAACTGCTCAGCATCTAGTGGCGACATATTATCTTCCAAAACCTTTTCAACGAACATGGCGAGTCTTGTCAAAAACACAGTGTAGTAGCCCTGGTATATCGTGGCTATATTGCTAAGCACTTGCTTAGCGACAAATTTTCTGGCCTTCTTATACCCCTGGGCAATGTTTGCCATTAGCGTGGATAGGGGTAGTAAGTTTATAAAGTCAGAATCCTTCATAGCTGCGATCTCGTTGGAAACTTCGCTCTCGGCCGATACGCCATTGTCATTAGTATCTACACTTAATAATTCTCGTATTTTAGCCACCAAGTCATCCCAATTGGAAAACAGAGTTAGTATTTCATGAGCATCCTTCAGTTTAATGCGGTAATCCTCCAGCACCTCCAGTTTATCAAGCTGCGAATGGTCCATTTCCGCCTTTTTgatcaacaaatttaactGCTTGACAGATTCCACTATGCTTATATCCAGCGGGCCATCCTCTCGTATAGATCTTATGCATTCGATCAACTGATCAAGGTGGCACTCTGCTTTGCTGATTGTAGAATTGACCTTAGACCTCAATTCGCCTGTCATCAGGTCTAATTCATTGCTCAAATCAACAAGTGATAGCTTCCCCTCGAGCTTGCAGTACCAATCCAGCATATCCTCAGGCATAGCGTATACGGCATATACTATACACCCCCTATTATTCATAACCTGCCGTTGCTGTACTGCACCAGACTTTGCTTGTCTTATTAGCTGTATCTACAATGGACAAAAAGGGTACAAATCACAAACCATTTGACGATGCTGAGATCGGCATTTTGAAACACTATGTAAGATCGTCGTGACTTAGGGGATCGGACCATATAACGATCCTATCAAGCGTATCGATGATGATATCAACGATTTGACAAATCGCATCAATAAGCTGTGTGGTATGATcagtattatattaaatccCCAATTCTAACATTGGATTTATCATATTACTGTTggtattattgattttcTCCCTAACCATACCCACAAAACTTATCTGTACAACATCACTACCTTTATGATCTTGTTTATGTATTTACCCCCCCTAAAATCCCCCAAAATCATATCATTTCACGACTACACATCAATTTAGATACATTTATCCATTATATACTCTTGATGGTTGGCTCTATTCTTCACTTTTGTTAAAAACTTTCACTGATCGATTTTATAACCAATGTTATGATGATAACTACATATATTCTTATATAATTCTCTCTCTATCTATATATATCTTATTTAAAGCAAGTACAGAAACAATTTCCTTCATTTAATCATCTATTCATATTTACCTTGTTATTTAGGTGTAAAGGAGGGTGATACCGGATTAGCTCCGCCATCTCAGTGGGACTTTGCCCTGGATCAACAAACGCTACAGGAAGAACAGACATTACAAGTGGCCAGATGCACTAACATTATTGACCCTGGCACTGAACACTctaaatacataataaatGTCAAGCAAATCGCCAAATTTGTTGTGGTAAGCACATTCATGATTTAGGGACTAGGTGAAAAAGCAGCGGCGACTGATTTTGAAGAGGGAATGCGAGTAGGGTATGCACAACAGCCAATTTATtggttaattaattatatcataacAAGCAAATTACAATATACTGCGCTAATATAGTGTGGACCGTAACAAGtacaaaatacaaatacCTCTACCTCCCAAAATAGATGCAGCTGTGACTATGATGACCGTAGAAGAGGTTAGTAATCATTTAAACTTGATTTACTACATATAATCTGCGTGTGcttataattttatgctATATGTACATGATTCAGAAACCCGACATAACTTACAATGACATTGGAGGATGCAAGGAGCAGCTTGAGATGTTAAGGGAAGTGGTGGAAATGCCACTATTACACCCTGAAAAATTTGTCTCTTTGGGCATCGACCCGCCCAAAGGTGTACTGCTCTATGGCCCTCCCGGTACAGGCAAAACGCTCACAGCCAGAGCAGTCGCAAATCGCACGGATGCTTGCTTCATTTGCGTTATAGGCTCAGAGCTCGTGCAAAAGTAggcatattttaatttagatacgTGGGCGAAGGTGCTAGAATGGTTAGAGAATTGTTTCAGATGGCTAGATCTAAGAAGGCGTGTATACTGTTTATTGACGAAGTAGATGCTATTGGCGGGTCACGAGGATCTGAATCTGCCCATGGAGATCATGAAGTCCAGCGTACTATGTTAGGTGAGCTGGCGAATGATATAGAAATTGTCAACCAATTGGACGGTTTTGACGCGAGGGGGAATATCAAAGTGCTAATGGCTACCAATCGTCCTGACACGCTAGATCCAGCCCTTTTGCGCCCAGGGAGAATTGACCGCAAGGTAGAATTTGGTTTGCCCGACCTAGAAGGTCGaattcatatttttaaaatccACGCCCGGACCATGTCCATGGACAAAAACATAAGATACGAAATGTTGGCTCGTTTATGTCCAAATAGCACGGGAGCGGATCTACGCAGCGTTTGCACTGAAGCTGGAATGTTTGCCATACGAGCTCGTCGCAAATCAATATCAGAACGAGATTTGATAGAGGCAATTGAGAGGGTTATTAAGGGTTATAAGAAGTTTTCGGCCACTGGCAAGTATATGGTGTACAACTGATGATacaatggtaaatttgcaaaCACATGCTTTTAATTAGATTGCCTATTAGTACATCTCATCTCCATAGTTGAAGGTAGAGTGTTTATGAATGGCGCTTTTTCAGTTAAACCTTCTATACCACTAGTCACTAGATCTGGTTCCAAAGTGAGTAGTTTGTGAGTTACGAAAACGTGATAGTGTAGATAATAATGGATAGTGTTAACAACGAATGGCAAATTATATCGGATTGTGACTTTGGATATGTCActatgtaattaattatctcGATTATGAATATGGATTTGATTGAGAGCAAACAATGGGGGTTggaaattattacaaaattccAAACTAAATTACTATTAAAATAACATCATCACTAATTTcacatacaaatttattttaaattaatgatttattattcCAGGTGggaatttttacatatagTCCATAAcatgttaattatttttaaatatgaaatatttttgcgCATAGTAAAAGCTACAAAAcctatataaaatatgaatGATTATGCAAACAAACCAATCACCCTATATAATCAAATGTGGACATTAACACATCAGTTGGATACAGCATAGAAACAAACAATtctttgtaattatataaataattgactACTTATTCAAACACacgtaaataatatacaaaatttatattcactagtatagtatagtagAGAATAACAGTATCGTTGTTAACACATGGGGACACCCAGCTCAAATTTCATGTGTGACCcacataattattatatttaatatgttaCTTGATATAAGAGTGGCATGGGCGGGTTGAACGGAGTTTACATATTCGACGGCAAGGGGCGATTGATTCTGAGCCGTAACTACCGCAACACCGAATCATCACAAGTTTGTAAGATATTTCACGAgtacataatttatcaagATGAGGCTTCACTCAAGCCTGTATTTGTCGTGGATGGCACGATTTTCTGCTGGATATTTCATAACGGCGTCTACTTTCTTGCCACTTCCactcaaaattttaatgtgCTATCAACGATTACATTTTTACACCACCTACTAAAagtattgataaattactttCGCGTCGTGTCAGATGAAAGCATAAgggataattttgtaattacATATGAACTACTTGATGAGATGGCAGATTTTGGCTACCCACAGTCCACGGAGATTCATGTGCTTAAGGagtttattaaaaatactGCTAACCGACTGATTTACGAGGTCGGACCACCATCCGCCATGACAAATGCCATCAGTTGGCGCCAAGATGGGATTAAGCACAAGAAGAATgagatatttttggatgTAATAGAGACTCTAGACATTCTAATTTCGTCATCTGGATCCATACTTAGAAGTGAAATACAGGGGTGTTTGAAGATGAAATCCTTCCTTTCTGGAATGCCTGAATGTAAGTTGGGTCTAAATGATAAGATATTTTTAGATAAGTCAGAAGATAACACTCAAAATGTGGGCATTGAAGATGTAAAATTGCATCAATGTGTTAGATTGAACAAGTTTGACACAGATAAAACGATACTATTCATCCCACCTGATGGGGAATTTGACCTAATGACATACCGATTAAACAGCCCAGTCAAGCCATTGTTCTGGGTAGATGTATCCGTTCACAATCGCTCCAGTTCCAGGATTGATTTCTCAGTAAAGACCAGATCGCAATTTAAAACCAAAAGTGTGGCAAACAATGTAGAATTTCAAATACCTGTTCCAACAGATGTAGATTGTCCATCCTTCACTGTTTCCGTGGGTACAGCGGCCTACAAGCCGCAAGTTGATGCCATGATTTGGTCAATTAGGCAGTTCCAGGGACAAAAGGAATACACTATGACAGCATCATTTGGCCTCCCCTCAATATCTGATGAATCACGcgataattttgttaaaaagcCAGTGCGGGTACGATTTGAAATACCTTACTTCACTGTTAGTGGGCTTACTACTAGATACTTGAAGGTCATTGAGAAGTCGGGGTACCGGGCGCTCACTTGGGTTAGGTATATCAGTAAGAGTGGTGATTACCAAATTAGACTTTCATGATGGACTTTAATTAATCGCtattgattaaatttttaattgtattaattttgcaACTACATGCAAATTTCTAGGCGGCTGCCTATTTCTAAGTTGACTGATTCGCCCATTACGTAGCAATTGAGTTATCGATTACaccaatttgtatattactgcacaatttataattttttgacgATGAATAGCATGCGATTGTACACCAAGTGCGTGTCTTTGCAtgattataatttatacaatatagCGAATATAGGTGACAGATTAGCAAATTAATACACTTATCTATTAATGTAAATGGAATAAGTGGGTTTTGTTGGttaattagtatattaATCAACACTTACAGCAGGAATCtacaattaatcaacaccaatgtataattgaaaacTTAGctattaattaatttgtttatgCGATGATCAAACTATAATACATTACAATCGCGTCCAATTTGTAAGAAATAAGCAGTGCAAACGGTATATGTATCACTAATTCAGTTATTCGTACATAGAAATACTTTAATTAATCATCAATCTAAAGTATTGAgtattttgattattttaacCCTGATATGTTACAATATAGTCggtataataaatacagAATTCTAATATGTGGTGACACCATGACATCAGTGCTATGTAGATGAAATTAAGTAGATCGTTTCACCTTTTTATTCGTGGCAATAGACATAGCCCGAATTTTGAACTGAGCAACAAATCTCCATCGCAGCTATCACATCTTATCGGCAGAATCTCGAAGGTATATTGTGTTTCACCAGGCGGGACGAGGGGATATTAAGTTTTGGTCTGATATTAACTCCAAGATTCTGTCTATTTATAGGGATTTGGGTCCTAGAAATATTGCTTTTATTTCAAACGGTCTATCCCGCTCTAATGTCAGGGATGATAGGGTATGGAAAATGCTTGCGGAGCAAGCAATAGCAATATCTCACTCTTTTGACGGCCAAGACATAGCATTGTTTCTAAATGCAGCCTCTAAGATGCACAAAagtcaaaaattatttgaacaattttcACAAGTTATTTTGGAGGCAAGCCACATTGATTACTTAGAAtgaaatatcatttaaGGCAAAACACATAGCGTTGATAATAAACGCGTATTCTCGTGTTGGTTATAGAGATCTGGAtgtattaaacaaattgtttagCGAATGTGAAAAGTGCAAACTTGATTTGGATTTTCAGGAATTTGGCAATATACTCAATGGATGTTACAAGCTAAAGTATTTACATAAGTCTTTTATACAACTAATGCGCGATGAATTGAACTATAGGTTAAGAAATTTGAACAAAACATGCACTGGCCTATCTGGACAGAATATATCTAACATTTTACAGGCTTTGGCTCACTCTGAAGTTGAGTGCAATTACATATTCACAAGATTTGGAACGACACTAATCAATAACCATAGTCAAATCAACACAGTAGAGGTTACAGCCATTGCTAATGCCTTGGGAAAGGTTAAGTACAATGGGCAGGAATTtcttaaatatataactttCCAGGTCTATTCTAATTTCAACCGTTATAGCACTGATCAACTCTCAATAATACTTTACAGTCTATGCCGGTTAGACAAGATGCCTGTGGGTGAgtgtaatataaattagatttttatataacGGTTGTTAAGCGTATAGTTAATGGACTGAGTAAAACGAACGATAAAACTATATCAATGTTATTCACTGCACTCACTGTCAAAGTGTCAAATCACTGTGACAGATTGACGATATTGGACGATTTATATCCGCACATACGCAAAAGAATACGaatgatgataaatgaCACAAATCCACCAACACAGGAAATAATAGCATCTGTAGTCTGTTCATTTGCCAGAGTGGGTTTGGAAGATCCTATGATATATAAGCTAATTGATACAATTGACACagaattgaaaaattcGAGTTTGGCAGCTATTATACACGGATTGGGCAAATTACACTCAATAGAATCTctgaattatattaataagtaTTTACGCAATGTAATAGCTGATGCTGTCAATCTATTACCATTGCACGTAAGCAACATACTGAATTCATTAGCTACAAATGTTGATCATTTTGTGAAACTCGACAAATCTGATGGGTTTCAAACATTTATCGATGCAATTGCCGCATTGTCTCTCAACATATTATCCAAGTATACACTGTACTCTCACCAGTTGCTGTCAAGTGCTATAACCAGTTATACTTTGATATGTGAATGTATTTGCGATAATGTAAggaattttgataaaatatctcaaaaattacatatggATACCGTTAAAGATGTGGTAATTGAATGCAGTAGAAAATTATCTATTGGCAATGCCAGCGTTTGCGACTATGAAGGAATAATTACCTTTGCCACTTCCCCAGTATCACACCTATCTGTTGGCGAATATacaaatgtaattaatGGGGTTATTGGTGAATTGGAATGCGTCAACGTTAAGGCATTGAGTAGGTTAATTGAGGCCAATACTACTTTCAAAAACCAATGTATACAAATGGCAATTAATGGCAGCATTGACGAgttaaattacaaaaattacattgaGCATCTAGACGATTTGGATGTGATactggataaatttgttgagTTGGTGAACAACGAAGCTTGGCTAAGTGt
The DNA window shown above is from Babesia microti strain RI chromosome III, complete genome and carries:
- a CDS encoding hypothetical protein (overlaps_old_locusTagID:BBM_III01000); amino-acid sequence: MKLSRSFHLFIRGNRHSPNFELSNKSPSQLSHLIGRISKAGRGDIKFWSDINSKILSIYRDLGPRNIAFISNGLSRSNVRDDRVWKMLAEQAIAISHSFDGQDIALFLNAASKMHKSQKLFEQFSQVILENEISFKAKHIALIINAYSRVGYRDLDVLNKLFSECEKCKLDLDFQEFGNILNGCYKLKYLHKSFIQLMRDELNYRLRNLNKTCTGLSGQNISNILQALAHSEVECNYIFTRFGTTLINNHSQINTVEVTAIANALGKVKYNGQEFLKYITFQVYSNFNRYSTDQLSIILYSLCRLDKMPVDFYITVVKRIVNGLSKTNDKTISMLFTALTVKVSNHCDRLTILDDLYPHIRKRIRMMINDTNPPTQEIIASVVCSFARVGLEDPMIYKLIDTIDTELKNSSLAAIIHGLGKLHSIESLNYINKYLRNVIADAVNLLPLHVSNILNSLATNVDHFVKLDKSDGFQTFIDAIAALSLNILSKYTLYSHQLLSSAITSYTLICECICDNVRNFDKISQKLHMDTVKDVVIECSRKLSIGNASVCDYEGIITFATSPVSHLSVGEYTNVINGVIGELECVNVKALSRLIEANTTFKNQCIQMAINGSIDELNYKNYIEHLDDLDVILDKFVELVNNEAWLSVVKNDKKYFAEDKISLASRIINEFNQSSPNDLSYTDLMDNLYSSTDALSKFNVCGVIKSIANAIDYLNTTNKTNFTPFLYNLIHKLIPVVLQTSETNEIASTACYLCEKKICMPLIIDHALSHCEMGYLKIKLVGSLKNVPYKLNNSALVTEFGNHINEMLVTPFPPQLEDILNCFKTLQQYDLLEDQILNLLIDTILSWRPTDSNAAAPFMMIQQLLQLTRILLTQVKNYKSGVDDMVSLEYQKNMGIKLIEWTIELLHDHSGAIILSVDGYDHLVAIIKQSNDLNYEGGGHISGLLLNLIAKLHMPIEVLYNLADIGYFDRIIQSVDATVSTFSVVESQGIEINGLRKHGQWNSLCKLAYIASHYLSSSNDCIRDKAEALIITVLDMLARADTDGVGSDIIVKLCGILYSGYGEVIGRLTERGRLYLNNPKKQFIRY